In Gammaproteobacteria bacterium, the following proteins share a genomic window:
- a CDS encoding diaminopimelate dehydrogenase translates to MSDKIRIGIAGYGNLGRGVEAALAQHTDMELVGVFTRRNPAELRLLSDGTPVYRINSVATFTETIDVLILCGGSKNDLPEQGPELSALFNTVDSFDTHARIPDYFAAMDRAAQQGGHIALISVGWDPGLFSINRLYGEAVLPDGANYSFWGPGLSQGHSDALRRVPGVQGAVQYTIPSPEAMERVRSGSRPALTTREKHTRSCHVVLEAGADAATVERAIVTMPDYFADYDTTVNFISAEELQRDHAAMPHGGCVIRGGTTGKGTRQMMEFSLQLDSNPEFTASVLVAYARAAFRLNQQGDVGAKTVFDIPPGLLSPKSAAELRRELL, encoded by the coding sequence ATGAGCGATAAGATCAGAATCGGCATCGCCGGCTACGGCAATCTCGGCAGGGGCGTCGAAGCGGCCCTTGCGCAACATACCGACATGGAACTCGTCGGCGTATTCACGCGCAGGAACCCTGCCGAACTGAGGCTGCTCAGCGACGGCACACCGGTGTATAGAATCAATTCCGTCGCGACGTTCACCGAGACCATCGATGTACTCATCCTGTGCGGCGGATCGAAGAACGACCTGCCCGAACAGGGCCCCGAACTGTCCGCCCTGTTCAACACAGTGGACAGCTTCGATACGCACGCCAGGATTCCTGATTATTTCGCCGCCATGGACCGTGCGGCGCAGCAGGGCGGTCATATCGCGCTGATTTCGGTCGGCTGGGATCCGGGCCTGTTCTCGATCAACCGCCTGTACGGTGAGGCGGTACTGCCGGACGGGGCAAACTACAGCTTCTGGGGCCCGGGGCTCAGCCAGGGCCACTCCGACGCACTGCGCCGGGTACCGGGCGTCCAGGGTGCAGTGCAATACACCATCCCTTCGCCCGAGGCCATGGAACGCGTCCGCAGCGGTTCGCGCCCGGCGCTGACGACCCGCGAAAAGCACACCCGCAGCTGCCATGTTGTGCTCGAAGCGGGGGCGGACGCCGCCACGGTCGAACGCGCGATCGTCACCATGCCCGATTATTTCGCCGATTACGACACCACGGTGAACTTCATCAGCGCCGAGGAATTGCAGCGGGACCACGCCGCGATGCCGCATGGTGGTTGCGTCATCCGCGGCGGCACCACCGGTAAAGGTACGCGCCAGATGATGGAGTTTTCCCTGCAGCTCGACAGCAACCCCGAATTCACCGCCAGCGTGCTGGTCGCCTACGCGCGCGCCGCCTTCCGGCTCAACCAGCAAGGCGACGTCGGTGCCAAAACTGTATTCGATATCCCGCCGGGCCTGCTGTCACCGAAGAGTGCGGCGGAACTGCGCCGGGAGTTGTTGTAA